In a genomic window of Methanosarcina horonobensis HB-1 = JCM 15518:
- a CDS encoding 50S ribosomal protein L10, whose translation MAEERHHTEHVPQWKKDEIENIKELIQSHKVFGMVGIEGILATKIQKIRRDLKDVAVLKVSRNTLTERALDQLGETIPDMNKYLDKQTALIFTNESPFKLYKLLEQTKTPSPIKGGAIAPADITVQKGPTSFPPGPILGELQSAGIPASIEAGKVAVKETKVVCKAGEAVPQKLATMLSKLEIYPLIVGLDLRAAYDDGTIYEPELLAVDESKYFSDIIRAAQNAFNLSVNTAFPTGATIGTLLAKAYAESKNLGVNAVILEPGVMDALLAKAHVQMTSVASEAADKDANAVDEGLREVLGAAASAAAAAAAPAAAEEEKKEEEPEEEEEDHAEEDGMAGLGALFG comes from the coding sequence ATGGCAGAAGAAAGGCATCACACCGAGCACGTCCCGCAGTGGAAAAAGGATGAAATCGAAAACATTAAGGAACTCATCCAGTCTCACAAGGTTTTCGGGATGGTAGGGATCGAAGGCATCCTCGCAACCAAGATCCAGAAGATTCGCCGGGACCTTAAGGACGTTGCGGTGCTCAAAGTCTCCAGGAACACCCTCACAGAGCGTGCTTTAGACCAGCTCGGGGAAACCATTCCCGACATGAACAAATATCTGGACAAGCAGACTGCTCTGATATTCACCAATGAAAGTCCCTTCAAGCTTTACAAACTGCTCGAGCAGACAAAGACTCCTTCTCCAATCAAAGGAGGCGCAATAGCTCCTGCTGACATAACTGTCCAGAAGGGGCCCACCAGTTTCCCGCCTGGCCCGATTCTGGGTGAACTCCAGAGCGCAGGAATTCCCGCTTCAATCGAAGCCGGAAAGGTGGCAGTAAAGGAAACGAAAGTTGTCTGTAAAGCAGGCGAGGCAGTCCCTCAGAAGCTCGCTACCATGCTCTCAAAGCTGGAGATATACCCACTCATTGTTGGGCTTGACCTTAGAGCAGCCTACGATGACGGGACAATTTACGAGCCTGAACTCCTTGCAGTTGATGAAAGCAAGTACTTCTCTGACATTATCAGGGCAGCTCAGAACGCTTTCAACCTCTCAGTCAACACCGCATTCCCGACAGGCGCAACAATCGGCACCCTGCTGGCAAAAGCCTATGCAGAATCAAAGAACCTTGGTGTCAATGCTGTTATCCTTGAACCCGGAGTTATGGATGCCCTGCTGGCAAAAGCCCACGTCCAGATGACATCCGTTGCATCCGAAGCCGCAGACAAGGATGCAAATGCCGTGGATGAAGGCCTGAGAGAAGTTCTTGGGGCAGCCGCAAGCGCAGCAGCAGCAGCAGCAGCTCCTGCAGCAGCAGAAGAAGAAAAGAAGGAAGAAGAACCTGAAGAGGAAGAAGAGGACCATGCCGAAGAAGACGGAATGGCCGGACTCGGTGCCCTTTTCGGATAA
- a CDS encoding type II toxin-antitoxin system HicA family toxin yields the protein MKLPLTLGEEMCKIAFKQGFEMVRQRGSLLYGRTQREDDNNTSSSGKNTAKRFDP from the coding sequence GTGAAACTGCCACTCACCCTGGGAGAAGAAATGTGTAAGATTGCCTTCAAACAGGGTTTTGAGATGGTTCGGCAACGAGGAAGTCTACTATATGGCCGCACCCAACGTGAGGACGACAACAATACCAGTTCATCCGGGAAAAATACTGCCAAGAGGTTTGATCCATAA
- a CDS encoding transcription elongation factor Spt5, with amino-acid sequence MSEDSQIFVIKTTANQERSVAMALARVAKKEKLDIRAILAPDELKGYVLVEAPKSGIVELAIQTIPHARAIVKGSSSISEIEHFLKPKPVVTGIKEGAIIEVTSGPFKGEKARVKRVDEGHEEITVELFDAVVPIPITIRGDTVRILKKENE; translated from the coding sequence ATGAGTGAGGATTCCCAGATATTCGTAATCAAAACCACAGCAAACCAAGAAAGGTCAGTTGCAATGGCGCTTGCCAGGGTCGCAAAAAAGGAGAAACTGGACATAAGGGCAATTCTGGCTCCTGACGAGCTAAAAGGATATGTTCTTGTCGAGGCTCCCAAATCCGGAATTGTTGAACTGGCAATCCAGACGATCCCGCACGCAAGAGCCATTGTTAAGGGGAGTTCTTCGATCTCTGAAATCGAACATTTCCTTAAGCCCAAACCAGTAGTGACCGGAATCAAAGAAGGGGCTATAATTGAGGTCACCTCTGGACCCTTTAAGGGAGAAAAAGCCCGGGTTAAAAGGGTTGATGAAGGGCACGAGGAAATTACTGTGGAACTCTTCGATGCTGTGGTTCCGATCCCTATCACTATTCGCGGTGACACCGTGAGAATACTCAAAAAAGAGAACGAATAA
- a CDS encoding protein translocase SEC61 complex subunit gamma: protein MVDSTFEPNITTKSVGQAIRAHLRVLKLTKKPSREEFLTIAKVAGAGILAVGAIGFIIYVLLTMLPQWVAR from the coding sequence TTGGTAGATTCCACATTTGAACCGAATATAACCACAAAAAGCGTTGGTCAGGCAATCCGGGCACACCTGAGGGTCCTGAAACTTACGAAAAAACCGTCCAGGGAAGAGTTCTTGACCATTGCCAAAGTTGCAGGTGCCGGTATTCTGGCTGTGGGCGCAATCGGATTTATTATCTACGTACTGCTGACAATGTTGCCCCAGTGGGTGGCCCGATGA
- the rpl12p gene encoding 50S ribosomal protein P1 translates to MEYIYAALLLHNAGKAITEEAITAVLQAAGIEVNEARAKALVAALEGVDIEEAIAKAAFAAPAAAAAPAAAAPAAAEAPAEEPEEEEEDTSEEDGMAGLGALFG, encoded by the coding sequence ATGGAATACATATATGCAGCTCTCTTATTGCACAACGCTGGTAAAGCAATTACCGAAGAAGCAATCACTGCCGTTCTTCAGGCAGCCGGTATCGAAGTGAACGAAGCCAGGGCAAAGGCCCTTGTCGCAGCCCTTGAAGGCGTAGACATTGAAGAAGCTATCGCAAAGGCAGCATTCGCAGCCCCTGCAGCAGCAGCCGCACCCGCAGCAGCCGCACCCGCAGCAGCAGAAGCTCCTGCCGAAGAGCCTGAAGAGGAAGAAGAAGACACCTCTGAAGAAGACGGAATGGCCGGTCTCGGCGCCCTCTTCGGATAA
- a CDS encoding 50S ribosomal protein L11 — translation MTSIVEALVPGGKANPGPPLGPALGPLGVNIKEVVEKINEKTRDYNGMQVPVKVIVDDKKNVEIEVGTPPTASLVMKELGIQKGSGNAGSEVVGNLTIPQVAKIARMKKEDVLSYDLKATMKEVMGTCVPMGVNVEGMKAKDCQKALDAGKFDDMLAGEEW, via the coding sequence ATGACAAGTATTGTTGAAGCACTTGTCCCCGGAGGAAAAGCGAATCCCGGACCTCCATTAGGTCCGGCACTTGGTCCGCTCGGGGTCAACATAAAAGAAGTGGTCGAAAAGATCAACGAAAAAACAAGGGACTACAATGGAATGCAGGTCCCTGTGAAAGTAATTGTTGACGACAAGAAAAATGTCGAGATCGAGGTAGGCACTCCCCCAACTGCATCCCTTGTCATGAAAGAGCTTGGGATCCAGAAAGGATCAGGAAATGCAGGAAGCGAGGTTGTTGGAAACCTCACCATCCCGCAGGTTGCAAAGATCGCCCGGATGAAAAAGGAAGACGTACTTTCTTACGACCTCAAAGCTACAATGAAAGAGGTTATGGGTACCTGTGTCCCTATGGGCGTGAACGTAGAGGGAATGAAGGCAAAAGACTGCCAGAAAGCACTCGATGCAGGCAAATTTGACGATATGCTTGCAGGCGAGGAGTGGTAA
- a CDS encoding 50S ribosomal protein L1, with protein sequence MVERTILEAVKKVIEESPKRNFSESVDLAINLKNLDMNQPKNRVDEEVILPHGLGKELKIGVFAKGDVGLRAKAAGAAYVISDVELEELAADKNKARVLANECDLFIAETQFMPIIGKNLGIVLGPRGKMPIPLMPNKDIGELIQSKQNAVKLRSKDRLTFHVAVGRRDMNPDDLAENIETIMARLERVLDKGKHNLRTVYVTTTMGKSERVV encoded by the coding sequence ATGGTAGAAAGAACTATACTGGAAGCTGTCAAGAAAGTTATTGAGGAGTCGCCAAAGCGCAATTTCTCGGAAAGCGTGGACCTGGCGATAAACTTAAAGAACCTTGACATGAACCAACCAAAGAACAGAGTCGATGAAGAAGTAATTCTTCCGCACGGGCTCGGAAAAGAGCTAAAGATCGGCGTTTTTGCAAAAGGTGACGTTGGCCTGAGGGCAAAGGCTGCCGGTGCTGCGTATGTTATTTCTGACGTTGAGCTCGAGGAACTGGCAGCTGACAAAAATAAAGCTAGAGTTCTTGCAAACGAATGCGACCTTTTTATTGCAGAAACTCAGTTCATGCCGATTATCGGTAAGAACCTTGGTATTGTTCTGGGACCCAGAGGTAAAATGCCTATCCCGCTCATGCCAAACAAGGATATCGGTGAACTGATTCAGAGCAAACAAAATGCGGTCAAGCTCAGGTCAAAAGACAGACTTACCTTCCACGTGGCTGTCGGCAGAAGGGATATGAATCCCGATGACCTTGCCGAGAATATTGAGACTATTATGGCCAGGCTTGAGCGTGTCCTCGATAAGGGCAAGCACAACCTCAGAACGGTCTATGTCACGACAACCATGGGAAAATCAGAGAGGGTGGTGTAA